A portion of the Acidisarcina polymorpha genome contains these proteins:
- a CDS encoding multiheme c-type cytochrome produces MRWRCDPRQFALILFCLATFLPVSSETAENPASLKLAAQRPGWAGDAACAACHREVSESYSHTAHHLTSQIAGPRSILGSFRPGGNILTISDPSVRPSQPAFYFDMEERAGKFTETAVTGWGKDLLKKTESIDLVTGSGARGQTYLYWQGDQLFELPVSYWRDGNRWVNSPGFVDGTANFSRPVNPGCLECHATYIRPLSSEVTTNSYEKDSLVTGIACETCHGPGAGHVARYAASAARRAELPQDTILNPAKFSRDRQVDACAYCHSGLQREAVAPAFSFVPGKPLTDFFKPLPVAASEHPDVHGNQVGLLERSRCYQSSPSMSCATCHDTHTGEKAAASYSSKCLSCHLWTACGVSKKIGHSIVSNCIDCHMPAETTNVIVSETSGQVVRAKMRNHWIKVYPGG; encoded by the coding sequence ATGAGATGGCGATGCGACCCCAGGCAATTCGCTCTCATTCTGTTCTGCCTGGCCACCTTCCTCCCGGTTTCTTCTGAAACCGCCGAGAACCCTGCCTCCTTGAAGCTGGCAGCGCAGCGTCCCGGGTGGGCAGGAGACGCCGCCTGCGCTGCCTGCCATCGCGAGGTGAGCGAGTCCTACTCTCACACCGCTCACCACCTGACTTCGCAGATCGCTGGCCCGCGCAGCATATTGGGTTCTTTTCGTCCTGGAGGAAACATTCTCACCATCTCCGACCCTTCAGTCCGGCCCTCGCAACCTGCCTTCTACTTCGATATGGAAGAGCGAGCCGGCAAATTTACCGAGACCGCTGTCACTGGATGGGGTAAAGACCTGCTGAAAAAAACCGAGTCGATTGATCTCGTTACCGGCTCAGGCGCGCGGGGTCAGACGTATCTCTACTGGCAGGGAGATCAACTTTTTGAGCTGCCAGTCAGCTATTGGCGGGATGGCAATCGTTGGGTGAACAGTCCCGGGTTTGTCGACGGAACGGCCAACTTCTCGCGCCCAGTCAATCCAGGGTGTCTGGAATGTCATGCCACTTATATTCGGCCGCTATCTTCAGAGGTGACCACCAACAGCTATGAGAAGGATTCCTTAGTCACAGGCATTGCTTGTGAGACCTGTCACGGCCCCGGCGCTGGACATGTGGCCCGCTATGCGGCATCGGCGGCGCGTCGGGCTGAGTTGCCACAAGACACAATCCTGAATCCCGCCAAGTTCTCGCGGGATCGTCAGGTCGATGCCTGCGCCTATTGCCACAGCGGCCTGCAACGGGAGGCAGTCGCGCCTGCGTTCTCCTTCGTTCCCGGCAAGCCACTGACCGACTTCTTTAAGCCGCTCCCGGTCGCGGCCTCTGAGCATCCCGATGTTCACGGGAATCAGGTGGGTTTGCTCGAGCGAAGCCGTTGCTACCAGTCTTCCCCTTCCATGTCCTGCGCCACCTGTCACGATACTCATACCGGGGAAAAAGCCGCGGCTTCCTATTCCTCCAAATGTCTGAGCTGTCATCTATGGACGGCTTGCGGGGTATCGAAGAAAATAGGTCATTCGATCGTAAGCAATTGCATCGACTGCCACATGCCGGCCGAAACCACCAACGTCATCGTCTCCGAAACTTCCGGGCAGGTCGTGCGGGCGAAAATGCGGAATCATTGGATCAAGGTTTATCCCGGCGGCTAA